In the Magnolia sinica isolate HGM2019 chromosome 15, MsV1, whole genome shotgun sequence genome, one interval contains:
- the LOC131226923 gene encoding uncharacterized protein LOC131226923, whose translation MMKIGLLDGGDGRSKHSPKVGFQVVRWAKPQVVWAKLNIDGSARSSPGPSGGAGICRNLGGDLIFAFSMGFGVGSSNRAELHSVWQCLSMRRSPGLSKVVVESDSSFVVDLVNRTAIPSWAWDHWRKRIDEITISGSFSFSHIPREVNGPTDGLARLASATQGNSAYFVWADLPRDIKGLVLLDKTRLGAVKEIP comes from the exons ATGATGAAAATTGGactgttggatggtggagatgggag GTCCAAGCATTCGCCGAAAGTAGGCTTCCAGGTAGTAAGGTGGGCCAAACCGCAGGTGGTTTGGGCCAAGTTGAACATTGATGGGTCGGCGAGAAGCAGCCCGGGCCCATCTGGTGGTGCTGGGATTTGTAGGAATTTAGGTGGAGACCTCATCTTTGCCTTCTCGATGGGGTTTGGGGTGGGCTCTAGCAACAGGGCGGAATTACACTCCGTTTGGCAATGTCTCTCCATGCGTAGAAGTCCGGGCCTCTCCAAAGTTGTGGTAGAATCTGACTCCAGCTTTGTGGTTGATCTTGTGAATAGGACCGCTATCCCGAGCTGGGCTTGGGACCATTGGCGTAAGAGAATTGATGAGATTACTATCAGTGGGTCCTTTTCTTTTTCCCACATTCCGAGGGAGGTGAACGGTCCAACTGATGGTCTAGCTCGGCTAGCTAGTGCCACCCAAGGCAACTCGGCTTATTTTGTCTGGGCTGATCTCCCTAGAGATATCAAAGGCTTAGTTTTGTTAGATAAAACAAGGTTAGGGGCGGTTAAAGAGATACCGTAA
- the LOC131227777 gene encoding polcalcin Cup a 4-like produces MGKNFFSLNKKNKSHQNSSKSFSESSSSGGAADSSPSPSIAIRIQDSNDLRNVFDRYDTNGDGKISSSELESMLKCLGNPGSEEEVESMMRAADLDGDGYISLEEFISVNKMETDSAKCVEDLRNAFTVFDRDQNGLISPEELHHVLRGMGEKTSLNDCKAMINGVDSNGDGAVNFDEFMQMMTRSQN; encoded by the coding sequence ATGGGAAAGAATTTTTTCAGTCTAAACAAGAAGAACAAATCACACCAAAACAGTTCTAAATCTTTTTCTGAATCTTCGAGTTCCGGGGGCGCGGCGGATTCTTCACCCTCTCCGTCCATCGCCATCCGAATCCAAGACTCCAACGACCTTCGCAACGTCTTTGATAGGTATGATACCAATGGGGATGGGAAGATCTCATCCTCTGAGCTTGAATCAATGCTCAAGTGTCTGGGGAATCCGGGATCCGAGGAGGAGGTTGAGTCGATGATGAGGGCTGCGGATTTGGACGGCGATGGATATATCAGCTTGGAAGAGTTTATATCGGTGAATAAGATGGAGACTGATTCGGCGAAGTGTGTGGAAGATTTGAGGAATGCCTTTACTGTCTTTGATCGTGACCAGAATGGGCTGATCTCTCCCGAAGAGCTGCACCATGTCTTACGTGGGATGGGGGAGAAGACGTCCTTGAATGACTGTAAAGCCATGATCAATGGCGTTGATAGTAACGGTGACGGGGCTGTGAATTTCGACGAGTTTATGCAAATGATGACCCGATCACAGAACTGA